In Pectinophora gossypiella chromosome 17, ilPecGoss1.1, whole genome shotgun sequence, one DNA window encodes the following:
- the LOC126374200 gene encoding serpin B4-like, producing MLRQMKCVDVFHALHKCTYPGCLGQASTAWVISPLAYNFLQSLTRSDVKDDKYVKINEALKAKSVYRSMTAAFYAPSINLEEKLKISKSKNMNMKQVDFSKEQAGDIISEWANQQDDFKTFNIEKSIPADILYAVVDMSNFQGAWEKKSSKGRFMKIHNSFNYTQDINYEARIMELPTQDSDFRVIVLAPSQTDLLHTLFRRLTNEGLAASFASVQPLFSVDSVFTPPDIAITSHTNISSKERDKSESRIVQYGTTEINNLGVRAKVLSCLYSTKKLPPYSGNFKPEEEKAPYFFAITFKDTPIFTGQYIPKL from the exons ATGTTGCGCCAG ATGAAGTGTGTTGATGTGTTCCACGCACTGCATAAATGTACGTACCCTGGCTGTTTGGGGCAAGCGTCCACTGCCTGGGTCATTTCACCCCTTGCCTACAACTTTCTCCAGTCTTTGACGAGAAGCGACGTGAAGGACGACAAATATGTAAAG ATTAATGAAGCTTTGAAAGCCAAATCAGTTTATAGAAGCATGACTGCAGCATTTTATGCACCATCAATCAATTTAGAAGAGAAGTTAAAGATAAGTAAatcaaaaaatatgaatatgaagCAAGTTGATTTTTCAAAGGAGCAAGCTGGAGACATTATTAGTGAGTGG GCAAACCAACAAGATgactttaaaacatttaatataGAGAAAAGTATTCCAGCAGATATTCTGTACGCTGTAGTCGACATGTCTAATTTTCAG GGTGCGTGGGAAAAAAAGAGCTCAAAAGGTAGATTTATGAAAATTCACAATTCGTTTAACTACACGCAGGATATAAACTACGAAGCGAGG ATCATGGAGCTCCCGACTCAAGACAGTGATTTCCGTGTGATAGTGCTAGCGCCCAGTCAGACGGATCTGCTCCACACACTGTTCCGACGACTGACTAACGAAGGACTGGCTGCCAGCTTTGCCAGCGTTCAGCCACTCTTCTCCGTTGACTCTGTGTTTACGCCGCCAGACATCGCAATTACTTCACATACTAATATAAGCTCAAAAGAG AGAGACAAAAGTGAAAGCAGAATAGTTCAATACGGCACGACTGAAATAAATAACTTGGGAGTTCGAGCCAAAGTACTTTCCT GCCTGTACTCCACTAAAAAGTTGCCTCCATATTCTGGAAATTTTAAACCTGAAGAGGAGAAAGCGCCATATTTCTTCGCAATAACATTTAAAGATACGCCTATTTTTACTGGGCAATATATTCCGAAGTTGTAG